Proteins encoded by one window of Drosophila melanogaster chromosome X:
- the CG32643 gene encoding uncharacterized protein — MSSQQKPINVYVPPISSFPEASFLGGYGLQDRIEVPKSAEVLEDVIDERDAHFLYVVDSQGRLLEHIRYYGDDYRMALREAFTTKVLDQQNTGADLPLNRE; from the coding sequence ATGTCCAGCCAGCAAAAACCCATCAATGTTTACGTGCCGCCGATCAGCAGTTTTCCCGAAGCCAGTTTCCTGGGTGGCTATGGACTGCAGGATCGCATTGAGGTGCCCAAGAGCGCGGAAGTCCTTGAGGATGTCATCGATGAGCGGGACGCGCACTTCCTCTACGTAGTCGATAGCCAGGGACGCCTGTTGGAGCACATACGTTACTACGGGGACGATTACCGGATGGCTTTGCGTGAGGCCTTCACCACGAAAGTCCTTGACCAACAGAATACTGGCGCAGATCTCCCATTGAATCGGGAATAG
- the CG12716 gene encoding uncharacterized protein, which translates to MQTQQKRKVSNSRAFTMILILLQVLGILGRGVLAQKSSPIANWHMADPHYTSDQYAKILGEAGLGQDADDKEHKGLGPMQIQYVDYQPNCQPGGVPVCATNGTDSFYFENHCRLEAANMKMLFQHGTELEPTEMERCLPNCQTMKCTQVERPVCALAEIGGAIPQTFANECEMRKHECHTKQVLRILHTGPCQTPTKSGRKKKLRRNKKKRPTLNASISKFATIPKKVYIMLATPAPRSSSTTPRPFFSTTTTRITTTARMRPTKPTSTSPSPMRFQQLMNVANPMVSVSQAIDAYNVYNIPDVGHDYGEITDSSLSMFLPEVGRVTEPYSVPPRTTTKTTSTTRATTTSTTTPKPVLATSRIITPLSTSTMQSFLSVRMPSTTEMVEESTTENPEASTQAFSTTQKSTATAQTKILE; encoded by the exons ATGCAGACGCAGCAGAAACGGAAAGTTAGCAACAGTCGAGCTTTTACCATGATTTTAATCCTGCTGCAAGTTCTTGGTATCCTTGGCCGTGGAGTGTTGGCCCAGAAAAGCTCGCCCATTGCCAACTGGCACATGGCTGATCCGCACTACACAAGTGACCAGTACGCCAAAATTCTGGGCGAAGCGGGTCTGGGCCAGGATGCCGATGACAAGGAGCACAAGGGTCTGGGTCCCATGCAAATCCAGTACGTGGACTACCAGCCAAACTGCCAGCCGGGCGGAGTGCCAGTCTGTGCCACCAATGGAACCGATAGCTTCTACTTCGAGAATCATTGCCGTTTGGAGGCGGCCAACATGAAGATGCTCTTCCAGCACGGCACAG AACTGGAGCCCACGGAGATGGAGCGATGCCTGCCCAACTGCCAGACGATGAAGTGCACCCAGGTTGAGCGTCCAGTTTGCGCGCTGGCCGAGATTGGAGGAGCTATTCCACAAACATTCGCCAACGAGTGCGAAATGCGAAAACACGAATGCCACACGAAACAAG TCCTGAGAATCCTGCACACTGGTCCTTGTCAGACTCCAACCAAAAGTGGGCGCAAAAAGAAGCTGCGTCGCAACAAGAAAAAGCGACCAACACTCAACGCCTCAATTTCAAAGTTTGCTACCATTCCGAAGAAAGTATACATAATGCTGGCCACTCCTGCTCCtaggagcagcagcaccacgCCCAGGCCCTTCTTCAGCACAACCACTACCCGAATCACGACGACGGCCAGGATGAGGCCCACCAAACCGACCAGCACAAGTCCCTCGCCCATGCGATTCCAGCAGCTGATGAACGTGGCTAATCCCATGGTTTCCGTTTCCCAGGCTATAGATGCCTATAATGTATACAATATACCCGATGTGGGTCACGATTACGGCGAGATAACCGACTCCTCGCTCTCGATGTTTTTGCCAGAAGTTGGTCGTGTCACAGAGCCCTATTCCGTGCCCCCTAGAACCACGACCAAAACTACCAGCACCACTAGGGCCACCACCACATCCACCACAACGCCAAAGCCAGTTTTGGCCACATCCAGGATCATCACTCCTTTGAGCACCAGCACTATGCAATCCTTTCTGTCTGTTCGGATGCCGAGCACTACTGAGATGGTCGAAGAATCCACAACGGAGAATCCGGAAGCGAGTACACAAGCATTTAGCACCACTCAAAAATCCACTGCAACTGCACAAACCAAAATACTTGAATAA
- the Mur11Da gene encoding mucin related 11Da gives MLRAFAFTVLLTALTLSQGHGDDYLRFPDPGNIPRYNQRPCGPRVCGKSGHCYRSFESICDFNDYNLKMIFSGQELFELTEPIYCQPSPPRTKLVDVGYYFNHRSLLVAQSQPSAYSSPIPRPSFTQNPKNIEHYDAYPSSDSYGPVQDYELPYPVWAFKRPQAPPRSPPVSYRPPYWYYPTRRPEITKPCYGRTTTATKAPVTTTTTTEASTTTTTIEPSTSTNAAFTTTTSTEASTTTTTEGTTTSTEQTTTTKTTSPSTSTEILTTTTELTTSTEPARTTESTTTTIADSASTITEQSNTTEPTTTAEPTTTTEPTTTTEPTTTTENTTTTEPTTTTEPTTTTEPTTTTENTTTTEPTTTTEPTTTTEPTTTTESTTTTERVTNTDLTTTTTLLTTTKSQTSTDPSTTSSTTEPSTTTNRSSSSTTTTTVTTEPSTTTTVSSTTTTKDPTTTESSTTTTTVPTTLAESSTVTTTLISKTTTSEPSTTSSTDSSTTTLTTDAPSTTTLSTETSTTINPAAVKPVTVEVTNEDGQIVDFELAAMAVNPETGEPNCAEVTNVLITTGSRIVFQFSGCIVARVASRTIIEPTTTSSTTVATTTQNTPHYQWYGGSAAYAQSHFLYTY, from the exons ATGTTGAGAGCGTTTGCCTTTACTGTCCTGCTTACAGCTTTGACCTTGTCTCAAGGACATGGGGATGATTACCTGAGATTTCCAGATCCCGGAAACATTCCGAGATACAACCAACGACCCTGTGGTCCCCGAGTCTGTGGCAAAAGTGGACATTGTTATCGCAGCTTTGAGAGCATTTGTGACTTTAACGACTACAACCTGAAGATGATATTCAGTGGACAAGAGT TATTCGAATTGACAGAACCGATTTATTGCCAACCGTCGCCTCCACGGACGAAGCTTGTTGATGTTGGCTACTATTTCAATCACCGGAGCTTGTTAGTGGCTCAATCGCAGCCTTCGGCCTATTCATCGCCTATTCCAAGACCCAGTTTTACCCAAAATCCGAAAAATATTGAACATTACGACGCATATCCGTCATCAGATTCTTATGGGCCAGTTCAAGACTATGAACTTCCTTATCCGGTATGGGCATTTAAACGGCCCCAAGCACCACCTAGAAGTCCCCCCGTCAGTTATAGACCTCCTTATTGGTACTATCCAACAAGACGGCCCGAAATAACAAAGCCATGTTACGGAAGAACTACGACCGCCACAAAAGCTCCTGTCACCACTACCACAACAACGGAGGCATCTACAACGACGACTACAATTGAaccatcaacatcaacaaatGCGGcatttacaacaacaacaagcactGAAGcttccacaacaacaactacggAAGGAACAACAACATCTACAGAGCAAACAACAACTACTAAAACTACATCACCATCAACATCTACAGAAATATTAACAACAACCACCGAACTCACGACATCAACAGAACCAGCAAGAACAACTGAATCTACAACAACCACAATTGCAGATTCAGCTAGCACAATCACTGAACAATCTAATACTACAGAGCCAACAACAACCGCAGAGCCCACAACAACCACAGAGCCCACAACAACCACAgaaccaacaacaaccacagagAACACAACAACGACAgaaccaacaacaaccacagagcccacaacaaccacagaaccaacaacaaccacagagaacacaacaacaacagaaccaacaacaaccacagagcccacaacaaccacagaaccaacaacaaccacagagTCTACTACAACCACAGAACGTGTTACAAATACAGATCTAACGACAACAACGACCCtcttaacaacaacaaaatcacaAACATCAACGGACCCATCAACAACAAGTTCTACAACCGAACCTTCAACGACAACCAACAGAAGTTCCTCAtctacaacaacaacgaccGTAACAACAGAACCTTCAACGACCACGACGGTTTCTTCCACAACAACTACAAAAgatccaacaacaacagaatcTTCTACGACAACTACGACCGTTCCCACCACTCTTGCCGAATCGTCTACAGTAACAACAACCCTGATTTCGAAAACAACGACTTCGGAACCTTCCACAACATCTTCAACAGATTCTTCCACAACCACATTAACTACAGATGCCCCATCAACGACAACATTATCCACTGAAACATCTACAACAATTAACCCGGCTGCT GTCAAACCTGTAACTGTTGAGGTCACCAACGAGGACGGACAAATAGTAGATTTCGAATTGGCAGCCATGGCTGTGAATCCGGAAACAGGGGAACCAAATTGTGCAGAGGTTACCAATGTCCTGATAACCACAGGTTCAAGGATTGTATTCCAATTCTCTGGTTGTATTGTGGCCAGGGTTGCCAGCAGAACTATCATTGAACCAACAACAACGTCCAGCACCACCGTAGCAACCACAACCCAGAACACTCCCCACTATCAGTGGTATGGCGGTTCAGCGGCTTACGCACAGTCCCATTTTCTATATACTTATTAG
- the CG15721 gene encoding uncharacterized protein: protein MTAFLVSIGFALLAGARAWDYGVPYYPAPHYFEQQQPYDLPCPPSGPESLVCAGAPGAQPSTFPSPCEVQRFRALTGINWEIIHENRCETLEVCPDNCQDQYNPVCGKYKDTRRNFRSECELQLVKCRTGHPWRKQHDGPCESRYPVPQSPRVQNYNPYAINPYQPNVGSRGAYGSQGPYGSQGPYGSQGPYGPQSPPQPYPSSSFVSPRPNYEAPIYQPYQISWENLPTEYAGTSKPYPNPTYETTPTTTSTTASTTTSTTTSTTTTTTTPKTTTDKITTTPQPGDSETTEASTVTPNPRRNIKVNAVIEDTPKPSTTTGQPEESTESSSTESSVTTTPLKKYITTASPQHATTTARPSKPSLSINAVQVPEQEAEKTTSTEPTTTYKSFNSYNSYASYTTTEAPVTEDTTKVPVDEIIKINKVQISAENTTEKADETTQSTTRKPKPTYPSYPIYPTSSVYKTYPVYNSTAAPTNENTTQLPFDKVVKINAVEESTEKIDEETTKANGYETYPVYGSTEASKDTETTKKSLDKVVKINAVEESTEKVDETHTTYPSYATYPSSSVYQTYPDYKSSVTPKNDVTTQAPLEKIVKVNAIEEINEKQDEQTTETATVSESTTSKSQPTYPSYPTYPSTNVYQTYPVYGSTEASKDDETTKKSLDKVVKINAVEKEDETTQKAEPTYSSYPTYSASSVYKTYPTYASTEAPKNDETTKMALDKLVKINKAQISTEKAVNETTTTTEPITTKAPTTYPSYQTYTSSSVYKSYSSSETPDDEEDEESTANPLNKSIKINAVSDPETIQNTTFATTPFPETTKGSFHGVEKGPEIDADSVAKSAKTESAEIPEIVKTESVSKNGTQLNLEVTCKRENKKLKLDTLSSDRSNIYFIFLGC, encoded by the exons ATGACAGCTTTCCTAGTTTCAATTGGATTCGCCCTCCTCGCCGGAGCTCGGGCATGGGATTACGGAGTTCCCTACTATCCGGCACCGCACTATTTCGAACAACAGCAGCCATATGATCTTCCGTGTCCGCCGTCGGGTCCCGAAAGTCTGGTTTGTGCCGGAGCTCCGGGTGCCCAGCCATCCACCTTTCCCAGTCCTTGCGAAGTCCAACGCTTCAGAGCCCTAACTGGCATAA ACTGGGAGATCATTCACGAGAATAGATGCGAAACCTTGGAGGTCTGTCCGGACAATTGCCAGGATCAGTACAATCCAGTGTGCGGAAAGTACAAGGATACCAGGCGCAACTTCAGGAGCGAGTGCGAACTGCAGCTGGTGAAGTGCCGCACAGGACATC CTTGGCGAAAGCAACACGATGGCCCCTGTGAAAGCAGGTATCCCGTTCCTCAGTCGCCTCGCGTTCAAAACTACAATCCCTATGCGATTAATCCTTACCAACCGAACGTTGGATCTCGTGGAGCCTATGGATCCCAAGGACCTTATGGATCACAAGGACCTTATGGATCTCAAGGACCCTATGGGCCGCAATCTCCGCCTCAGCCTTATCCATCAAGCTCATTTGTGTCCCCAAGGCCCAATTATGAAGCGCCCATATATCAGCCCTATCAGATATCCTGGGAAAATCTGCCCACCGAGTATGCCGGAACCTCCAAGCCATATCCGAATCCAACCTATGAGACAACACCAACTACTACTTCGACAACTGCTTCTACAACTACTTCCACGACCACTTCCACAACTACCACTACAACAACTCCCAAAACTACGACCGATAAAATCACAACTACACCTCAACCAGGTGACTCAGAGACCACCGAGGCCTCAACTGTAACTCCAAATCCCAGGCGAAATATAAAGGTAAATGCTGTTATCGAAGATACGCCAAAGCCCTCCACAACAACTGGCCAGCCTGAAGAATCTACTGAATCCAGTTCAACGGAGTCCAGTGTCACCACTACGcctttaaaaaaatacataacaaCTGCTTCTCCTCAACATGCTACAACCACTGCACGGCCATCAAAACCTTCTCTATCGATAAATGCTGTTCAAGTACCTGAACAGGAGGCTGAGAAGACCACTAGCACAGAACCAACTACGACTTATAAGTCTTTCAATTCTTATAATTCGTATGCATCCTACACCACCACTGAAGCTCCTGTGACCGAAGATACTACAAAGGTGCCCGTCGAtgaaatcattaaaataaataaagtccAGATAAGTGCTGAGAACACAACTGAAAAGGCTGATGAGACAACGCAGTCCACCACTCGTAAACCGAAACCTACATACCCTTCATATCCAATTTATCCAACCTCGAGCGTATACAAAACTTATCCAGTCTATAACTCCACTGCGGCTCCTACGAACGAGAACACAACTCAATTACCTTTCGACAAGGTAGTTAAGATAAATGCAGTTGAAGAAAGCACTGAGAAGATCGATGAAGAGACCACTAAGGCAAATGGGTACGAAACTTATCCAGTCTATGGTTCCACAGAAGCTTCAAAGGATACGGAAACTACTAAGAAATCACTCGACAAGGTAGTTAAAATAAATGCAGTTGAAGAAAGCACTGAAAAAGTGGATGAAACACATACTACTTACCCATCGTATGCAACTTATCCGTCCTCAAGTGTCTATCAAACTTATCCAGACTATAAGTCCAGTGTAACTCCCAAGAATGACGTTACTACTCAGGCGCCTTTAGAAAAGATAGTCAAAGTAAATGCCATTGAAGAGATTAATGAAAAGCAAGATGAACAGACCACTGAGACAGCTACCGTTTCGGAATCTACCACTTCTAAATCGCAGCCCACTTATCCGTCTTATCCAACATATCCATCCACAAATGTGTACCAAACTTATCCAGTCTATGGTTCCACAGAAGCTTCAAAGGATGACGAAACTACTAAGAAATCTCTCGACAAGGTAGTTAAAATAAATGCAGTTGAAAAAGAGGATGAAACAACACAGAAAGCGGAGCCTACTTATTCATCGTATCCAACGTATTCAGCCTCCAGTGTCTATAAGACTTATCCAACCTATGCATCAACTGAAGCCCCTAAGAATGACGAAACTACTAAGATGGCCCTCGACAAGTTagtcaaaataaataaagcgcAGATAAGTACTGAGAAGGCTGTTAATGAAACTACAACGACAACGGAGCCCATCACAACTAAAGCGCCAACCACTTATCCATCATATCAGACTTATACATCCTCGAGTGTATATAAAAGTTATAGCTCTTCCGAGACTCCGGATGATGAAGAGGATGAGGAAAGCACTGCCAATCCCTTGAACAAATCAATAAAGATCAATGCAGTCTCCGATCCAGAAACCATTCAAAATACAACGTTTGCAACGACACCTTTCCCGGAAACCACTAAAGGTTCTTTCCACGGAGTGGAAAAAGGACCTGAAATTGATGCAGACAGTGTGGCCAAAAGTGCGAAGACTGAATCAGCAGAAATCCCAGAAATTGTTAAGACAGAAAGCGTTAGTAAGAACGGAACACAGTTAAATTTGGAGGTGACCTGCAAAcgagaaaacaaaaaacttaagCTGGACACTTTGAGCTCAGATCGGagtaacatttattttatatttttgggcTGTTAA
- the CG32642 gene encoding uncharacterized protein, isoform B, translating into MFHPRSQSSSLALLLTFVLAFVGVKGDYDWYSDYSGSELDYIFADVNYDAVCPPGGYAVCATDGYSYHPFSSKCRLDSQNLKLLFAGKKELIQTDLSYCPSYPPRPYGPPAPAYGYQSKPVQNYAPVRYSSSSGQNSYAYAAASGPYGAKAVAEAPGPYPVASPSYSVSYPAAPAAYAPPPPKYPSPPSSYPVYAKPVPAYAAVYSYADTTKAPSTGSTTASATTGTTKSNRYPGYPTKYATTTAATTTAATTTAATTTAATTTAATTTAATTTAATTTAATTTAATTTAATTTAATTTAATTTAATTTAATTTAATTAATTTAATTTAATTTAATTTAATTTAATTTAATTTAATTTAATTTAATTAAPSNP; encoded by the exons ATGTTCCATCCAAGGTCTCAGTCCAGCTCCTTAGCTCTACTCCTGACATTCGTCCTGGCTTTCGTCGGCGTTAAGGGGGACTACGATTGGTATAGTGATTATTCGGGCTCTGAACTTGACTACATCTTTGCGGATGTCAACTACGATGCAGTGTGCCCACCAGGTGGTTATGCTGTCTGCGCCACCGATGGCTATAGCTACCATCCATTCTCGAGCAAGTGCCGCCTGGACTCACAGAACTTGAAACTGTTGTTTGCCGGAAAGAAGG aaCTCATCCAAACTGACCTGAGCTACTGTCCCTCGTATCCCCCGCGGCCGTATGGTCCGCCAGCTCCTGCTTACGGCTATCAATCGAAGCCAGTTCAGAATTATGCTCCGGTTCGTTATTCCTCATCGTCTGGCCAGAATTCGTATGCCTATGCCGCTGCCAGTGGGCCCTATGGCGCCAAGGCGGTGGCTGAGGCTCCGGGTCCATATCCTGTGGCCTCTCCCTCCTATTCCGTCTCGTATCCCGCCGCTCCGGCTGCCTATGCCCCGCCCCCACCCAAATATCCTTCGCCGCCCTCGTCCTATCCAGTTTATGCCAAACCAGTGCCGGCCTATGCCGCTGTTTATAGTTACGCTGACACCACCAAGGCGCCATCTACCGGATCGACTACGGCGTCCGCCACTACAGGCACCACAAAATCAAACAGATATCCTGGATACCCCACCAAATACGCGACAACCACAGCGGCAACAACCACAGCGGCAACAACTACTGCAGCAACTACtacggcagcaacaactactGCAGCAACTACtacggcagcaacaactactGCAGCAACTACtacggcagcaacaactactGCAGCAACTACTactgcagcaacaactactgcagcaacaactaccgcagcaacaacaactgcagcaactaccacggcagcaacaactacagcTGCAACtactgcagcaacaacaactgcagcaacaacaactgcagcaacaacaactgcagcaacaacaactgcagcaacaacaactgcagcaacaactactgcagcaacaactactGCTGCAACAACTACTGCTGCAACAACTACTGCTGCAACGACTGCAGCTCCTTCT AACCCCTAA
- the hec gene encoding hector, isoform A: MATTSSDSESQNVDVASQAQTQDNLRIFLKHLYAECVFRYQNVTYDTDDPSFSLGPATDYDSDLPENFSPVPRYLENAAMNEGVIDMRNVDEELAEKEELMATVVSATMATNQKENRLFCPLNFDGYLCWPRTPAGTVLSQYCPDFVEGFNRKFLAHKTCLENGSWYRHPVSNQTWSNYTNCVDYEDLEFRQFINELYVKGYALSLLALLISIIIFLGFKSLRCTRIRIHVHLFASLACTCVAWILWYRLVVERSETIAENPLWCIGLHLVVHYFMLVNYFWMFCEGLHLHLVLVVVFVKDTIVMRWFIVISWFSPIPIAIVYGLARHFSSPDNKHCWITDSLYLWIFSVPITLSLLASFIFLINVLRVIVRKLHPQSAQPAPLAIRKAVRATIILVPLFGLQHFLLPYRPDAGTQLDHFYQMLSVVLVSLQGFVVSFLFCFANHDVTFAIRTLLNKLLPSLVTPPPAGSNTGQMATTTPSRELGV, translated from the exons ATGGCGACAACCTCTTCAGATTCGGAGTCGCAAAATGTGGATGTGGCATCGCAGGCCCAAACGCAGGATAATCTGCgcatatttttaaagcatttgTATGCGGAGTGCGTGTTCCGATACCAGAATGTCACATACGATACGGACGACCCATCATTTTCACTTGGCCCAGCAACAG ACTACGATTCCGATTTGCCGGAGAACTTTAGCCCAGTGCCGCGATATCTGGAGAATGCCGCGATGAACGAGGGCGTTATTGACATGCGAAACGTGGACGAGGAGCTGGCGGAGAAGGAGGAGCTGATGGCCACCGTCGTCAGTGCCACGATGGCCACAAATCAGAAGGAGAACCGACTCTTTTGCCCCCTGAACTTTGACGGATATCTCTGCTGGCCAAGGACTCCGGCCGGCACTGTGCTGAGTCAATATTGTCCCGATTTCGTCGAAGGATTCAACAGAAAATTTCTGGCCCACAAGAC CTGCCTGGAGAACGGCTCCTGGTACCGTCATCCGGTTAGCAATCAGACCTGGTCCAATTACACCAACTGCGTGGACTATGAGGACCTGGAG TTTCGCCAGTTCATCAACGAGCTGTACGTGAAGGGTTATGCCCTCTCCCTGCTGGCCCTGCTCATAtcgattattattttcttgGGCTTCAA ATCCCTGCGCTGCacccgcatccgcatccatgTACATCTGTTCGCCTCGCTGGCCTGCACCTGTGTGGCCTGGATATTATGGTATCGTCTGGTGGTGGAGCGTTCCGAAACCATAGCCGAAAATCCG CTGTGGTGCATTGGGCTGCATCTGGTGGTGCACTACTTTATGTTGGTCAACTATTTCTGGATGTTTTGCGAGGGCCTGCACCTGCACCTGGTGCTCGTTGTG GTCTTTGTCAAGGACACGATTGTGATGCGCTGGTTTATTGTCATCAGCTGGTTTTCACCCATACCCATAGCCATCGTCTACGGTCTGGCCAGGCATTTCAGTAGTCCGGACAATAAGCA CTGCTGGATAACTGACAGTCTCTACTTGTGGATCTTCTCGGTGCCCATAACTCTTTCGCTGCTGGCCAGCTTTA TTTTTCTGATCAACGTACTGCGAGTGATCGTGCGAAAGTTACATCCCCAGTCCGCCCAGCCGGCACCGTTGGCCATCCGGAAGGCGGTTCGGGCCACCATTATTCTGGTACCGCTGTTCGGACTGCAACACTTCCTGCTGCCCTACCGTCCGGATGCCGGCACCCAGCTGGACCACTTCTATCAGATGCTATCGGTGGTGTTGGTCAGCCTGCAGGGCTTTGTGGTCTCCTTCCTGTTCTGCTTCGCCAATCACGATGTCACCTTTGCCATTCGCACGCTGCTGAACAAGTTGCTGCCCAGTTTAGTGACCCCGCCGCCGGCCGGGAGTAATACTGGACAGATGGCCACGACCACGCCCAGCCGAGAGTTGGGCGTTTAA